From Paraglaciecola sp. L1A13:
TTTGGCCATTGTTTATTGTGCTAGGCACGCCTTTATTTACCCAATCACGTCTTAATGTTGGGCATATTATTGGTGCTATTTTAGGATTTATTGGCGTATTACTGACGTTAACTCAAGAATCTATCACCTTTAATACGGCAGATTTTTTTGGTTATAGTGAAGCTTTTGTTGCTGCATTATTATGGGCGTTTTATACCTTGTCTAACCGGCGTTACACTAAAATGCCAATGTCAGCGGTCGCTGGTTTTTGCTTGATATCGGGTATTCTTGCCTTAACTAGTTATGCGTTAACAGCAGATCTGCAAGCTGTTATTCCTACTTATAGCGATCTGCTTGTTATAGGTTTACTTGGTCTTGGACCTATGGGTTTAAGTTTTTACACTTGGGACTATGCTATTCGTCATGGCGATACACGGGTAATTGGAGCGCTAGCTTACCTAGCGCCATTGTTATCAGTCATATGGATGGCACTATTTATACCTGAAGTGGTGTTAAAACCTGTCCACGTTATTACCTTAATTATGATTATTGGTGGTGCCTCATTAGGCCAGTATATTGAAAAACGTAAATTAGCTGCGCTATTGCTTGTTAATACCGACAATTGCTCGGTAAAGGGTTGAATTTTGCAGGTTCAATCCTCGTTAACCTATCTCGACAAATATAGTTTTTATTTGCCTATTAAAAGTGTGCAAATAGATACGTTATCCTAATTTTAACTTAGGTTTGATGAGTTCTATAAAAGTAGAAACGCGTTTAGTAACGGTTAAAGACTTATAGAATATCGCATTAACTAACTCTCGATCAATTTTTGCTATTAGATATGAATCTAATAGCGTGTACTTGGCTGGCGCCAATTCCCAGCAAAATTAAGCTGCACAGCATCAACCAATAACACTGTAATGATCGTTTAGAAAAGGAGGCACAAGAATGCTCTAAGTGAGTATTAGGTCCTCGCTGATTGTAC
This genomic window contains:
- a CDS encoding DMT family transporter, with translation MNKAYVSALLTIIMWSSLAVLTVTITHIPSLLSVGLVLIFASLPGLKYWRQWTLPWKVWLSAVIGMFGYHFLLFDAFGRSPAMSVNMIQYLWPLFIVLGTPLFTQSRLNVGHIIGAILGFIGVLLTLTQESITFNTADFFGYSEAFVAALLWAFYTLSNRRYTKMPMSAVAGFCLISGILALTSYALTADLQAVIPTYSDLLVIGLLGLGPMGLSFYTWDYAIRHGDTRVIGALAYLAPLLSVIWMALFIPEVVLKPVHVITLIMIIGGASLGQYIEKRKLAALLLVNTDNCSVKG